The following are encoded in a window of Sminthopsis crassicaudata isolate SCR6 chromosome 3, ASM4859323v1, whole genome shotgun sequence genomic DNA:
- the LOC141559926 gene encoding LOW QUALITY PROTEIN: olfactory receptor 52B2-like (The sequence of the model RefSeq protein was modified relative to this genomic sequence to represent the inferred CDS: inserted 1 base in 1 codon; deleted 1 base in 1 codon) — translation MLPANSTKFHPASFILLGIPGLEANHLWLSFPFIMMYTTAVGGNILLLWVIISERSLHEPMYILLSLLAITDLILSTTTVPKALAIFWVHAHDIPFPAXLSQVFFIHFVSALESATLLSMAFDRYVAICDPLRYASILTYKVLGKMGLAGFARAFSIVAALVFLLHRLPYCGHRTIPHTYCEHMGVARLACGDIRVNIIFGLCGALLTLGVDAVLIVVSYILILCAVFRLPSQGARHKALGTCGAHVCVILMFYTPAFFSFLTHHFGRGTIPRHIHILLANLYVVIPPMLNPIVYAVRMKQIRDKVIQSFSWMGKGGH, via the exons ATGTTGCCAGCAAATTCCACCAAATTCCATCCAGCTTCCTTCATTCTACTGGGAATCCCAGGCCTTGAGGCTAATCACCTCTggctttcttttcccttcattatGATGTACACCACTGCTGTGGGTGGCAATATCCTCCTCCTTTGGGTCATCATTTCAGAGCGAAGCCTCCATGAACCCATGTacatcctcctctctctccttgccATCACAGACCTCATCCTCTCTACCACCACTGTGCCCAAGGCCTTGGCCATCTTCTGGGTCCATGCTCATGATATCCCATTCCCTG GCCTCAGCCAGGTCTTCTTCATCCACTTTGTCTCGGCCCTGGAGTCAGCCACATTGCTTTCTATGGCCTTTGATCGTTATGTGGCCATTTGTGACCCTCTACGCTATGCATCTATCCTCACCTACAAGGTCTTGGGAAAGATGGGACTGGCGGGTTTTGCTCGAGCTTTCTCCATCGTTGCAGCCCTTGTCTTTCTCCTCCACCGATTGCCTTACTGTGGTCATCGTACAATT CCCCATACATACTGCGAACACATGGGTGTGGCCAGACTGGCCTGTGGGGACATTCGTGTCAACATCATCTTCGGTCTTTGTGGAGCCCTCTTAACGCTGGGTGTGGATGCAGTTCTCATTGTTGTTTCCTACATTCTCATCCTCTGTGCTGTCTTTCGCTTGCCATCCCAAGGGGCACGCCATAAAGCTCTGGGCACTTGTGGTGCCCATGTCTGTGTGATCCTCATGTTTTATACACctgcctttttctccttcctcacccACCACTTTGGCCGGGGTACCATCCCCCGCCATATTCACATCCTTCTGGCCAATCTTTATGTAGTGATACCACCCATGCTCAACCCCATTGTCTATGCAGTCAGGATGAAGCAAATCCGGGACAAGGTTATTCAGAGTTTCAGTTGGATGGGGAAAGGAGGTCACTGA
- the LOC141563638 gene encoding ubiquilin-1-like: MAGAREEAGDSRLVAGREPPPRIITVTAKTPQERQEFTLAENCSVREFKEQISMRLNCDVNRLVLIFTGKILRDQDTLNQRGVLDGTTVHLVVRNRFPGFTPSCHLTATPATSNQPIPGSNSPGSSPSTGAAGLLTRLGRIARGSPDLADFLGHLAQLLMAVPEAVVQFLDDPSIQGLLGETPSSTNPSGTGPGRLMAQPQTAPPAQAAETVPEALRSPALLRELLMLRADERGLGALKAVPGGDNALRQVYADIQQLMLTVPASAPRAKGPTSLSGPSNSSSSAGPLRLGNVWPGAQGRVLGASTQATSPYSSSIPNLYMGLGPGSQDMSPTIGKGALPGPSAPSASALRNALNVLHQNPSLLHQLTAGSPLRPRLPLLPILTNPRALQAWLQIEQGLQTLSMEIPGLGPCLRGSGRPHGGHGGGLAGGSNSRVSSQQPTLAVLQLLQALAHASPNALQNPPPPPLLPPPPSEGRFQQELDQLKAMGFSNRDANLQALIATGGDIHAAIERLLGAPQA; the protein is encoded by the coding sequence ATGGCGGGGGCCCGGGAGGAAGCGGGCGATAGCAGGCTGGTGGCAGGCCGGGAGCCGCCGCCGCGCATCATCACAGTAACAGCCAAGACACCACAGGAGCGCCAGGAGTTCACCCTGGCAGAAAACTGCAGTGTTAGGGAGTTCAAAGAGCAGATCTCAATGCGTCTTAACTGTGACGTGAACCGTCTAGTGCTCATCTTCACAGGGAAGATCCTGCGAGACCAGGACACACTGAACCAGAGGGGAGTCCTTGACGGCACCACTGTCCATCTGGTGGTTCGGAACCGCTTCCCTGGATTCACCCCCTCGTGCCATCTGACTGCCACACCTGCCACCTCAAATCAACCTATCCCAGGCAGCAATAGCCCTGGGTCTTCACCCAGCACAGGGGCTGCTGGTCTGCTGACCAGGCTGGGCCGCATAGCCCGGGGCTCACCAGATCTGGCTGACTTTCTTGGCCATTTGGCTCAGCTCCTCATGGCGGTCCCTGAAGCTGTGGTGCAGTTCCTGGATGATCCCTCCATACAAGGTCTGCTGGGTGAAACGCCATCCAGCACCAATCCTTCTGGCACTGGACCTGGGCGGCTGATGGCTCAGCCACAGACTGCTCCACCAGCCCAAGCTGCTGAGACAGTGCCTGAGGCCCTTAGGAGCCCTGCTCTGCTGAGGGAATTGTTGATGCTAAGAGCAGATGAGAGAGGTCTGGGGGCCCTGAAGGCTGTTCCTGGGGGCGATAATGCCCTGCGGCAGGTCTATGCCGATATCCAACAGCTGATGCTCACAGTCCCGGCCTCAGCACCCCGTGCCAAGGGCCCAACTTCCTTGTCTGgtccttctaattcttcttcctcagCTGGGCCTCTTCGGCTGGGAAATGTGTGGCCTGGGGCCCAGGGCCGGGTTCTGGGAGCCTCAACACAGGCCACTTCACCCTATAGCTCTAGTATACCCAATCTGTACATGGGATTGGGACCTGGCTCACAGGATATGTCCCCAACTATAGGCAAAGGGGCCCTGCCAGGCCCATCCGCACCCTCTGCCTCTGCCCTGAGGAATGCCCTGAATGTACTGCATCAGAACCCATCCCTGTTGCACCAGCTCACTGCTGGCAGCCCTCTGAGGCCCCGTCTGCCCCTGCTTCCCATACTCACTAATCCACGGGCTCTACAGGCTTGGCTACAGATTGAACAGGGCCTGCAGACACTCTCCATGGAGATTCCAGGGCTGGGACCCTGCCTACGGGGTTCTGGAAGGCCCCATGGGGGCCATGGGGGAGGTCTGGCTGGTGGGTCAAACTCCCGAGTGTCCTCCCAGCAACCCACGTTAGCTGTGCTGCAGCTCCTCCAGGCACTGGCCCATGCGAGCCCCAATGCCCTTCAGaaccccccaccaccaccactactgcCACCACCCCCATCAGAGGGCCGTTTCCAGCAGGAGCTGGACCAACTGAAGGCAATGGGCTTCTCCAATCGTGACGCCAACCTGCAAGCGCTGATTGCCACTGGTGGGGATATCCATGCTGCTATTGAGAGGCTACTGGGGGCCCCCCAGGCCTAG
- the UBQLN3 gene encoding ubiquilin-3, producing MAKSGEVPPRASPASTTDPHIIKVTVKTPKDKEEFAVQDTCTIQQLKKEISQRFKAHPDQLVLIFAGKILKDPDSLVQCGIRDGLTVHLVIKMQKRGGGPEYLASGQPAPPPPPPPPPPPVPVHPGGAHPFSLGVLTGLNGLGLTSGSFPDLQSQLLWQHISVPELVAQIIDDPFIQGLLSNTGLVRQLVLDNPYMQQLIQHNPEIGHILNNPEIMRQTLEFLRNPAMMQEMMRSQDRALSNLESIPGGYNALRTMYTDVMDPMLNAVQEQFGGNPFAAAAATSSTTSSGCSQPSRTENCNPLPNPWASQYGITAGRREWRRGGQDSRPVPLRSNSQEGSPSFPSIGLAGYLQQVSDPPQGLGAFLQGPVSPLGLSQDPGPMSLSGDHVPPTVPPVQQSGTRQSLPKEPLAVKAKSTCPAFLKTPSTSSSNRGSDKEDDGSVGPKGHNTNMPNLVSGLTDTSGDGIMTTSPTPVAGGPQAPEPAWLAAPTYVRPPRPVTLEASPPGALQFQEEMRSQLPLLIHLQAAMANPRALQALIQIENGLQTLATEAPRLLLWFTPSLGVLGIPSVIAEADMGTFSLSNPTSMANSEEPSEMAARTVSPGLGLAEVEPQSTSLLQMLQVLTNSSPQLQVSPLQQPEAHFQPQLEQLQAMGFLNSEANLQALIATEGDVDRAVEKLRESQTS from the coding sequence ATGGCCAAGAGCGGAGAGGTCCCACCCCGGGCCAGCCCTGCCTCCACCACGGACCCCCACATCATCAAGGTGACGGTGAAGACACCCAAGGACAAGGAGGAGTTTGCAGTACAGGACACTTGCACCATCCAGcagctgaagaaggaaatctCTCAGCGTTTCAAGGCCCACCCTGACCAGCTGGTCCTTATCTTTGCCGGAAAGATCCTCAAGGATCCAGACTCCCTGGTCCAGTGTGGCATTCGTGATGGGCTCACCGTCCACCTAGTCATCAAGATGCAGAAGCGGGGTGGGGGGCCAGAGTACCTGGCCTCCGGCCAGCCAGCCCCgccccctccaccccctccaccccccccacCAGTCCCAGTCCACCCCGGCGGGGCACACCCCTTCAGTCTGGGTGTCCTCACGGGGCTCAATGGATTGGGTCTCACGTCCGGCAGCTTTCCCGACCTGCAGAGCCAGCTCTTGTGGCAGCACATATCCGTGCCCGAGCTGGTGGCCCAGATCATCGATGACCCCTTCATCCAGGGCCTCCTCTCCAATACGGGCCTGGTCCGTCAGCTGGTCCTTGACAATCCCTACATGCAGCAACTGATCCAGCACAACCCGGAGATTGGGCACATCCTCAACAACCCAGAGATCATGCGCCAAACCCTAGAATTCCTGCGTAACCCAGCTATGATGCAGGAAATGATGCGGAGCCAGGACAGGGCACTCAGTAACCTGGAGAGTATCCCCGGTGGTTACAATGCCTTGCGGACCATGTACACTGATGTCATGGATCCCATGCTAAATGCAGTACAGGAGCAGTTTGGTGGGAATCCCTTTGCGGCAGCAGCTGCCACCTCCAGTACCACCAGTTCAGGATGTAGTCAACCTTCTCGGACTGAGAACTGTAACCCCCTCCCCAATCCCTGGGCCAGCCAATATGGGATCACAGCAGGAAGACGGGAGTGGCGGCGTGGAGGCCAGGACTCCAGGCCTGTCCCACTCAGATCAAACTCCCAAGAAGgatctcccagttttcccagcatagGGCTAGCGGGCTATCTCCAGCAAGTCTCTGACCCTCCACAGGGCTTGGGTGCTTTTTTGCAGGGGCCAGTATCCCCTCTGGGTCTCAGTCAAGATCCTGGCCCAATGTCTCTGTCAGGGGATCATGTGCCTCCCACCGTACCCCCAGTCCAGCAGTCTGGAACCAGACAGTCCTTACCCAAAGAGCCTCTTGCAGTGAAAGCTAAGAGCACCTGCCCTGCATTTCTGAAAACCCCTTCAACCAGCAGCTCCAATAGGGGTAGTGACAAGGAAGATGATGGTAGTGTAGGCCCCAAAGGCCACAACACCAACATGCCCAATCTGGTGTCAGGTCTGACAGACACCAGTGGGGATGGCATTATGACCACGTCCCCAACTCCAGTTGCTGGAGGCCCCCAAGCACCAGAGCCCGCATGGCTGGCTGCGCCAACCTATGTGAGGCCCCCACGACCAGTCACACTGGAAGCCTCCCCTCCAGGTGCCCTGCAATTTCAAGAAGAAATGCGAAGCCAGCTGCCACTGCTCATCCACCTCCAAGCAGCCATGGCAAACCCTCGTGCTTTACAGGCCCTGATACAAATTGAGAATGGCCTACAAACCCTTGCCACTGAGGCTCCCCGTCTCTTACTCTGGTTCACACCTTCCCTTGGGGTCCTGGGGATCCCTTCTGTCATTGCTGAGGCTGACATGGGTACCTTCTCCCTAAGTAATCCAACATCAATGGCGAACTCAGAGGAGCCCTCAGAAATGGCTGCCCGAACAGTGTCCCCTGGTCTAGGCTTGGCTGAGGTAGAACCTCAGTCCACCTCCCTCCTCCAGATGTTGCAAGTCTTGACCAACAGCAGCCCCCAGCTGCAGGTATCTCCATTACAGCAGCCTGAGGCACACTTTCAGCCCCAGCTGGAACAGCTGCAAGCCATGGGTTTCCTCAACTCAGAGGCTAACCTCCAGGCCCTCATTGCCACAGAGGGTGATGTGGACAGGGCTGTGGAGAAGTTGAGGGAGTCACAAACATCCTAA